In Tenrec ecaudatus isolate mTenEca1 chromosome 4, mTenEca1.hap1, whole genome shotgun sequence, a single window of DNA contains:
- the LOC142445657 gene encoding olfactory receptor 1S1-like — protein sequence MHRRNQTDISEFILLGLSSQADQQKILFVLFLGMYLVTVAGNGLIILAIGLDPYLHTPMYLFLANLSFADISSISTSVPKMLVNIQTKSQSISYEGCISQMYFSIVFVVIDNFLLGVMAYDRFVAICYPLNYMTIMQPRICALLTVIPWVLSNAVALTHTVLLTQLLFCDSNTVPHFFCDLAPLIKLSCSDTMLNELVLFAAGLSVIAFPFALILFSYICITRAVLRISSTEGKWKAFSTCGSHLTVVLLFYGTIVGIYFFPSSSHPDDTNKIGAVVFTVVTPMLNPFIYSLRNKDVKNALWKLVNVKRFPPLVPWSSKFLFSS from the coding sequence ATGCATCGAAGAAACCAAACTGACATCTCTGAATTCATTCTCCTGGGACTCTCCAGCCAGGCTGACCAGCAGAAGATCCTTTTTGTGCTTTTCCTGGGTATGTACCTGGTCACCGTGGCTGGGAATGGGCTCATCATTCTGGCCATCGGATTGGATCCTTACCTTCACACCCCCATGTATCTCTTCCTTGCCAATCTGTCATTCGCcgatatttcttccatttccacctCGGTGCCCAAAATGCTGGTGAATATTCAGACCAAGAGTCAGTCCATCTCCTATGAGGGCTGCATCTCACAGATGTACTTCTCCATCGTGTTTGTCGTCATTGACAATTTCCTCTTAGGggtgatggcctatgaccgctttGTGGCCATCTGCTACCCTCTGAACTACATGACCATCATGCAGCCCAGGATCTGTGCTTTGCTTACAGTCATCCCGTGGGTCCTCAGTAACGCTGTTGCCCTGACACACACTGTTCTGCTCACTCAATTGCTCTTCTGTGACAGTAACACGGTCCCACACTTCTTCTGTGACCTGGCTCCTCTGATCAAACTGTCCTGTTCTGATACGATGCTCAATGAACTTGTATTGTTTGCCGCGGGCCTATCTGTGATTGCCTTCCCCTTTGCTCTGATCCTCTTTTCCTAcatctgcatcaccagggctgtcCTGAGAATCTCATCCACGGAGGGAAAATGGAAAGCCTTCTCCACTTGTGGTTCCCACCTCACAGTGGTATTACTTTTCTATGGGACCATTGTAGGGATTTACTTCTTCCCTTCATCCTCCCACCCCGATGACACAAATAAAATTGGTGCGGTAGTATTCACTGTGGTGACCCCCATGTTGAACCCCTTCATCTACAGCCTGAGGAACAAGGACGTGAAAAATGCTCTGTGGAAGCTTGTCAATGTAAAAAGGTTTCCCCCTTTGGTGCCTTGGTCATCTAAATTCCTTTTCTCTTCATAA
- the LOC142445658 gene encoding olfactory receptor 9Q2-like: MAGGNSTFVTEFFLIAFTDHPEWGLPLFLVFLSFYLVTLLGNAGMILLIHRDRRLHTPMYFFLSHLSFVDICYSSVIVPQMLVVLLEHGAVISQVRCAVQFFLFTFCASIDCYLLAIMAYDRYVAVCQPLLYVTIMTEKERVGLVTGAYVAGFTSAFIRTVTAFTLTFCGSNEINFIFCDLPPLLKITCGESYTQEVVIVVFALFVMPACIVVIVVSYLFIIVAIMQIRSAGGRAKTFSTCASHLMAVALFFGTLIFMYLRDNSGQSSEGDRVVSVLYTVITPMLNPLIYSLRNKEVKEAAVKALKRSKLACRL, encoded by the coding sequence ATGGCTGGGGGCAATTCCACCTTCGTGACCGAGTTCTTCCTTATTGCATTCACTGATCATCCGGAGTGGGGGCTTCCTCTCTTCCTGGTCTTTTTGAGTTTCTATCTTGTTACCCTGCTGGGGAACGCAGGAATGAtcctcctgatccacagagatcgCCGCCTACACACCCCgatgtacttcttcctcagccACCTCTCCTTTGTGGACATCTGCTACTCCTCTGTCATCGTCCCGCAGATGCTGGTGGTGTTGCTGGAGCACGGGGCTGTCATCTCTCAAGTTCGCTGCGCAGTTCAGTTCTTCCTCTTCACTTTCTGTGCCTCCATTGACTGCTACCTCTTGGCCATCATGGCCTATGATCGCTATGTGGCCGTGTGCCAACCCCTGCTTTATGTCACCATCATGACGGAGAAGGAGCGCGTAGGCTTAGTGACCGGTGCCTACGTGGCTGGCTTCACTAGTGCTTTTATTCGGACGGTCACCGCCTTCACGCTCACATTTTGCGGGAGCAATGAGATCAACTTTATCTTCTGTGACCTGCCGCCTCTGTTAAAGATCACGTGTGGGGAGAGTTACACTCAGGAGGTAGTCATTGTCGTGTTCGCCCTTTTTGTCATGCCTGCTTGCATAGTGGTTATCGTGGTGTCGTACCTGTTTATCATTGTGGCCATCATGCAGATCCGCTCAGCTGGGGGCCGTGCCAAGACCTTCTCTACCTGTGCCTCCCACCTCATGGCTGTTGCACTCTTCTTTGGCACGCTCATCTTTATGTACCTGCGAGATAACTCAGGGCAATCTTCCGAGGGAGACCGAGTGGTGTCGGTGCTGTATACGGTGATAACCCCTATGTTGAACCCCCTCATCTATAGTCTTAGGAACAAAGAGGTCAAGGAGGCTGCtgtaaaagccctgaaaagatcaAAACTTGCTTGTAGGCTGTAG
- the LOC142446344 gene encoding olfactory receptor 9Q1-like: MAEKNLTLVTEFLLIAFTECPEWGLPLFLLFLLIYLITLLGNLGMIILIHMDRRLHTPMYFFLSHLSITDICYSSVTVPQMLAVLFKHGAALSYTRCAAQFFLFTFFGSIDCYLLALMAYDRYVAVCQPLLYVTIITKEACLCFVAGAFVAGLFCALVRTVSAFTLSFCGANEIDFVFCDLPPLLKLACGDTHTQEVVIIVFTIFVIPACMTVILVSYLFIIIAILKIPSAGGRAKTFSTCASHLTAVSLFFGTLIFMYLRDNSGQFSEEDRVVSVFYTTVIPMLNPLIYSLRNKEVKEALRKFLSQLKWS, encoded by the coding sequence ATGGCAGAGAAGAACCTGACTCTAGTGACTGAATTTCTCCTGATAGCATTCACAGAATGTCCCGAATGggggcttcctctcttcctcctgttTCTACTTATCTATCTCATCACCTTGTTGGGGAACTTGGGGATGATTATCCTGATCCACATGGATCGCCGGCTCCACACTCCAATGTACTTCTTTTTGAGTCACCTCTCCATCACGGACATCTGCTACTCCTctgtcactgtccctcagatgtTGGCTGTGCTGTTTAAGCACGGGGCAGCTTTATCCTACACGCGCTGTGCTGCTCAGTTCTTCCTGTTTACCTTCTTTGGCTCCATTGACTGCTACCTCCTGGCCctcatggcctatgaccgctatgtggctgTGTGCCAGCCCTTGCTTTATGTCACCATCATCACGAAGGAAGCTTGTCTGTGTTTTGTGGCTGGGGCTTTCGTGGCTGGCCTCTTCTGTGCCCTGGTGAGGACAGTCTCAGCGTTCACACTATCCTTCTGTGGGGCCAATGAGattgattttgttttctgtgaCCTTCCCCCGCTTCTAAAGCTGGCCTGCGGGGACACTCATACCCAGGAGGTGGTAATTATTGTGTTCACCATTTTTGTCATCCCCGCCTGTATGACGGTGATCTTGGTGTCCTACCTGTTCATCATCATTGCCATTTTGAAGATCCCTTCAGCAGGTGGGAGGGCCAAGACCTTTTCTACATGTGCCTCTCACCTCACAGCGGTGTCACTCTTCTTTGGCACCCTGATCTTCATGTATCTGAGAGATAACTCTGGCCAGTTCTCAGAGGAGGACCGAGTGGTGTCTGTGTTTTACACAACAGTGATCCCCATGCTGAACCCCCTCATCTACAGCCTGAGGAACAAGGAGGTGAAGGAAGCCCTGAGGAAATTCCTCAGTCAACTCAAGTGGTCCTAA